In bacterium, the genomic stretch GCGGCAGCAGGCGATTCGGATACAGAGTGTGTGCTCTGCAGGATTGCTAAGGAGGCGGACAAGGAGGAGGAGAATTTAGTTGTGGCAAGGGGAAAGCACGTGTTCGTGGTCCTCAACCGCTTCCCCTACTCAAACGGCCACCTTATGATTTCGCCATACAAGCACGTCAGGGACTTTTCGGGTCTTGCGCCGAGAGCGGTTACCGAGTTGGTAGAATATACCCAGGAATCCATCAACACGCTGCGCAGGATGAGCAACCCGGACGGATTCAACTTAGGCGCTAACCTTGGACGCGTTGCAGGCGCAGGGATAGATTTCCATCTTCACATGCACGTGGTTCCGCGCTGGTCCGGCGATACCAACTTCATGCCGGTACTTGCGGATGTGAAGGTAATCGCGCAAGCCCTGGAGGAGACATGGCGCGAGCTGCGCTCCCACTGGCAGGGCGGCTAGTTTTTCCCTTGTTTTTTTGACAAAATCATGAGCAATCAGGCTCTGACCCTGGACACTTCGGTTCAGTATCTCAAGGGCATAGGTCCCGCACGTGCAGAGAGGCTTCAACGCCTGAATATTAAGACGGTTGAGGATCTTTTATATCACATTCCTTCGAGATACATCGACCGCTCCAGCCCTTCACCCCTTTCAGGAGCAAAACCCGGCGACAAAGTCACCCTCGTGGTAACGGTGATGGGATCAACATTCAGAAGAACAAGACGCGGCCCGGTTGTGGAGATTCTCGTCTGCGATGGAACGGGCGAGGAATCCGAGTTGAACAGACCAGCTAAATCCCAGATGTATGCGGTATGGTTCAACAGACCCGATTTAA encodes the following:
- a CDS encoding HIT domain-containing protein, producing the protein MERLWAPWRMAYIKDAAAAGDSDTECVLCRIAKEADKEEENLVVARGKHVFVVLNRFPYSNGHLMISPYKHVRDFSGLAPRAVTELVEYTQESINTLRRMSNPDGFNLGANLGRVAGAGIDFHLHMHVVPRWSGDTNFMPVLADVKVIAQALEETWRELRSHWQGG